From one Catellatospora sp. IY07-71 genomic stretch:
- a CDS encoding response regulator transcription factor, which yields MISVMVVDDNPIVRAALSGSLALCPQVRVSAQAADGREAVSLARRDRPMVTLLDHRMPVADGLSVLGQLVAHTRVLVLTSDASPQLIGQMLRGGARGYLVHGAFDPAELHRAVLAVVAGQGWLSPAAAAVATATLRDQADQERARRDLAERRRLAKSRYGLTRREQEVLSQLAQGLSNAAIAHRLMLAEKTVKNHLQHIFAKLGVASRTEAVVVWTGQR from the coding sequence ATGATCTCGGTGATGGTCGTGGACGACAATCCCATCGTCCGCGCGGCCCTGTCCGGCAGTCTCGCGCTCTGCCCGCAGGTGCGCGTGTCGGCCCAGGCCGCCGACGGGCGCGAAGCCGTCAGCCTGGCCCGGCGGGACCGGCCCATGGTCACGCTGCTCGACCACCGCATGCCGGTGGCCGACGGGCTGTCGGTGCTCGGGCAGCTGGTCGCCCACACCCGCGTGCTGGTGCTCACCAGCGACGCGAGCCCGCAGCTCATCGGGCAGATGCTGCGTGGCGGCGCACGCGGCTACCTGGTCCACGGCGCGTTCGATCCGGCGGAGCTGCACCGCGCGGTGTTGGCCGTCGTGGCCGGGCAGGGCTGGCTGTCCCCGGCGGCGGCCGCGGTCGCCACCGCGACCCTGCGCGACCAGGCCGATCAGGAGCGCGCCCGCCGCGACCTCGCCGAGCGGCGGCGGCTCGCGAAGTCCCGGTACGGGCTCACCCGGCGCGAGCAGGAGGTGCTGTCGCAGCTCGCGCAGGGCCTGTCGAACGCGGCCATCGCCCACCGGCTGATGCTGGCCGAGAAGACCGTCAAGAACCACCTGCAGCACATCTTCGCCAAGCTGGGCGTGGCCAGCCGCACCGAGGCGGTCGTCGTGTGGACCGGGCAGCGGTAG
- a CDS encoding sensor histidine kinase encodes MTTTAVHLDRVVARAAVARAVLLGRAAATLAVAGGVLRLRERPAPLVTVLLLVVLTAAVALVALARDPHIVAHPVPVLTIDAATVAAVLGIGGADVAFFCCAAGASALAGVLAGFWALLPAACYTGLGYLVAGHVLGAAGDTAHLAGFVLAFPIANVLAAVGAAVATAALAAHVELSVRLVASAQRTAAAAERSRLARELHDSVTKTLRGVSFAALALPTSLRRQPALAEQLAATVSAGATAAVRQAQEVLEGLRLDDPDHELGVTVDRICRRWSDRAGVPVRSTVTTGDLPVDVRYELARILHESLENVARHAGAGFVTVELAYADGGVRLRVTDDGAGFRVPDEWSGCFGLIGMAERAAAIRGTLRVVSAPGAGTTVVADIALHLPAGAPA; translated from the coding sequence ATGACAACGACAGCTGTACACCTCGACCGTGTAGTGGCGCGGGCCGCTGTGGCGCGGGCGGTCCTGCTCGGACGGGCGGCGGCCACCCTCGCCGTCGCGGGCGGCGTGCTGCGCCTGCGCGAACGGCCCGCACCGCTGGTCACCGTGCTGCTGCTCGTCGTGCTGACGGCGGCCGTCGCGCTCGTGGCGCTGGCCCGCGACCCCCACATCGTCGCCCACCCCGTGCCGGTGCTGACGATTGACGCCGCGACCGTCGCGGCCGTGCTGGGCATCGGCGGCGCCGACGTCGCCTTCTTCTGCTGTGCCGCCGGAGCGAGCGCGCTGGCCGGAGTGCTCGCCGGGTTCTGGGCGCTGCTGCCGGCCGCCTGCTACACCGGGCTCGGCTACCTGGTGGCCGGGCACGTGCTCGGCGCGGCCGGGGACACCGCGCATCTGGCCGGTTTCGTGCTGGCCTTCCCGATCGCCAACGTGCTGGCCGCCGTCGGCGCCGCGGTGGCCACCGCCGCGCTGGCCGCCCACGTCGAGCTTTCGGTCAGGCTGGTGGCGTCGGCGCAGCGGACGGCCGCGGCGGCGGAACGGTCCCGGCTCGCCCGCGAACTGCACGACTCGGTCACCAAGACGCTGCGCGGGGTGTCGTTCGCCGCGCTGGCGCTGCCGACGTCGCTGCGGCGGCAGCCCGCGCTCGCCGAGCAGCTCGCGGCGACGGTGTCGGCCGGGGCCACCGCGGCGGTACGCCAGGCGCAGGAGGTCCTGGAAGGGCTCCGCCTCGACGACCCGGACCACGAGCTCGGCGTGACGGTGGACAGGATCTGCCGCAGGTGGTCCGACCGTGCCGGCGTCCCGGTCCGCAGCACGGTCACCACCGGGGACCTGCCGGTGGACGTGCGCTACGAGCTGGCGCGGATCCTGCACGAGTCGCTGGAGAACGTCGCCCGGCATGCCGGGGCGGGTTTCGTGACGGTGGAGCTGGCGTACGCCGACGGCGGGGTCCGGCTGCGGGTCACCGACGACGGAGCCGGGTTCCGCGTACCGGACGAGTGGAGCGGCTGCTTCGGCCTGATCGGGATGGCGGAGCGGGCCGCCGCGATCCGCGGCACGCTGCGCGTGGTGTCCGCGCCGGGCGCGGGCACGACCGTCGTCGCGGACATCGCGCTGCACCTCCCCGCGGGAGCACCGGCATGA
- a CDS encoding PadR family transcriptional regulator, whose amino-acid sequence MPRIPDSSPQTLKVFGSLVDDPSAWHYGYGLSKQTSLAPGTLYPILARLVERGLLETRWEPSEQPGRPPRHLYRLTGDGLELARARLAAAKPRAAANPITATPRTAS is encoded by the coding sequence ATGCCGCGAATACCTGACAGCTCACCGCAGACCCTGAAGGTCTTCGGCTCCCTGGTGGACGATCCATCGGCCTGGCACTACGGCTACGGCCTCAGCAAGCAGACGAGCCTCGCGCCCGGCACCCTCTACCCGATCCTGGCCCGCCTGGTCGAGCGCGGCCTGCTGGAGACCCGCTGGGAACCCTCCGAGCAGCCCGGCCGCCCGCCGCGCCACCTCTACCGGCTCACCGGCGACGGGCTCGAACTCGCCCGCGCCCGGCTGGCGGCGGCGAAGCCGCGTGCCGCCGCCAACCCCATCACCGCGACACCGAGGACGGCATCATGA
- the lepB gene encoding signal peptidase I, producing the protein MTEPWLRRAARRTLILGVRGRGARGSEWGEALIGEFEQTSGSWEAVRWTLSGLRATWRAAQVPRWVRVRRRTVVAVIAAAAIGVPVNAYAAGVAYIPSGSMEPTLHIEDRVLIDKLSFRWSGLDHGDIVVIQDAAWGTGSETWIKRVIGLPGDVIECRDGAVYRNAARIDEDYLAAGAVTECSAVTVPTGEIYVLGDHREASRDSRQLGTLAAAGVTGRVLTRMWPVRSAG; encoded by the coding sequence ATGACCGAGCCATGGCTGCGGCGCGCCGCCCGGCGCACGCTCATCCTCGGGGTGCGCGGGCGCGGCGCACGCGGCAGCGAATGGGGCGAGGCGCTCATCGGCGAGTTCGAGCAGACCTCGGGCTCGTGGGAGGCGGTGCGGTGGACCCTGAGCGGCCTGCGGGCGACATGGCGGGCGGCGCAGGTCCCCCGATGGGTCCGGGTCCGGCGACGTACCGTCGTGGCCGTGATCGCCGCCGCGGCCATCGGTGTGCCGGTCAACGCCTATGCGGCGGGCGTCGCCTACATCCCGTCGGGCTCGATGGAGCCCACCCTGCACATCGAGGACCGCGTTCTCATCGACAAGCTGAGCTTCCGCTGGAGCGGTCTCGACCACGGCGACATCGTGGTGATCCAGGACGCCGCCTGGGGGACCGGCAGCGAAACATGGATCAAGCGGGTCATCGGGCTGCCCGGTGACGTGATCGAGTGCCGGGACGGCGCCGTCTACCGCAACGCGGCCAGGATCGACGAGGACTACCTGGCGGCCGGGGCCGTCACGGAGTGCTCGGCCGTGACCGTCCCGACGGGGGAGATCTACGTGCTCGGCGACCACCGGGAGGCCTCACGTGACTCCCGGCAGCTCGGCACGCTTGCGGCCGCCGGAGTGACCGGGCGCGTCCTGACTCGCATGTGGCCCGTCCGGTCGGCGGGCTGA
- a CDS encoding AbfB domain-containing protein: MRRLTASAAAVLTLAGVLVFSAAPAAAVTPKTPPLTTPWTSQVSTTNPLPEYPRPQMTRPDWQSLNGEWQFLNPATDGAGNVNRNAAPPLGQTLPERILVPYPVESALSGIMRNDNRDLMFYRRTFTVPASWSGRRVQLHFGAVDYEATVWVNGVQVTSHRGGYDRFEVDITPQLNGGTNEIVVRVYDPTDGRGEKQPVGKQVNSPSGIFYTPTSGIWQTVWLEPTPVSSIYSVDVYANLANNTARVRVFTRGDVSGHTVLGEAMAGATVVGSATGGFTEFTVPVPNARRWSPDDPYLYHLRVSLRNGSGAVVDQVVNYFGMREVGTRLVNGVLRPTLNGEFVFQVGTLDQGFWPDGLYTAPTDAALAFDLQKHKDLGFNMVRKHIKVEPARWYYHADRLGLLVWQDVPSTPAFDASRTPAQIAQFETEAREIIDEHRFSPAVITYVPFNEGWGEWSLADTQRITNQLESYDPTRLMNAHSGYNCCVSKGDPGTGDIMDWHVYTGPDAPRPSATRVSVLGEFGGLGLRTPGHEYSPNGQFFAYEQMGSAAQLNDRYTGMVRDVQQLMTVKGVSAYIYTEITDVEGEYNGLFTYDRRVQKVDTNLVRAAHAGLIAASRNLNAPVVLTLGHVRSLRVTTPGFTDRYLRHADSLARTDVLTTASADGARQDASFRTVPGRADPRCYSFESVNLPGRYLRHAAFRVRLDADTGGTFAADATWCSRTGLAAGGTSFEALNLPGHYLRHYADNVYLARSGGPNAWDSATGFAADSTWDVNAPALWRSSVLPATNVRQSLRVTTWGHTDRYLRHADSLAYTEIVNSGSGALLKADATYTVRRGLADSSCYSFESVNFPGQFLRHAAGRVRNSPDDGTALMRQDATFCARPGVGGTGVTFESLNFPGSYLRHFESQVYIASGGGDGGFNRPQTLTADSSWALAAPWAP; this comes from the coding sequence ATGCGCCGCCTCACCGCCTCCGCAGCGGCCGTGCTGACGCTGGCCGGAGTGCTGGTCTTCAGCGCCGCCCCGGCCGCGGCAGTCACGCCCAAGACGCCACCGCTGACGACTCCGTGGACCAGCCAGGTGTCCACGACGAACCCCCTGCCGGAGTATCCGCGCCCGCAGATGACCCGGCCGGACTGGCAGTCGCTGAACGGCGAGTGGCAGTTCCTCAACCCCGCCACCGACGGGGCCGGCAACGTCAACCGCAACGCCGCGCCGCCGCTCGGCCAGACGCTGCCCGAGCGCATCCTGGTGCCGTACCCGGTGGAGTCGGCGCTGTCGGGCATCATGCGCAACGACAACCGCGACCTGATGTTCTACCGGCGCACCTTCACCGTCCCGGCGTCGTGGTCCGGCCGCCGCGTGCAGCTGCACTTCGGCGCGGTCGACTACGAGGCCACGGTATGGGTCAACGGGGTGCAGGTCACCAGCCACCGCGGCGGCTACGACCGGTTCGAGGTCGACATCACCCCGCAGCTCAACGGCGGCACCAACGAGATCGTGGTGCGCGTCTACGACCCGACCGACGGGCGCGGCGAGAAGCAGCCGGTGGGCAAGCAGGTCAACAGCCCCAGCGGCATCTTCTACACGCCCACCTCGGGCATCTGGCAGACCGTGTGGCTGGAGCCCACGCCGGTGTCGTCGATCTACTCCGTCGACGTCTACGCGAACCTGGCGAACAACACCGCCCGGGTGCGCGTCTTCACCCGCGGCGACGTCAGCGGGCACACCGTGCTGGGCGAGGCGATGGCGGGCGCGACCGTGGTGGGCAGCGCCACCGGCGGCTTCACCGAGTTCACCGTGCCGGTGCCGAACGCGCGGCGCTGGTCGCCCGACGATCCGTACCTGTACCACCTGCGGGTCTCGCTGCGCAACGGCTCCGGTGCGGTCGTCGACCAGGTCGTCAACTACTTCGGCATGCGCGAGGTCGGCACCAGGCTCGTCAACGGGGTGCTGCGCCCGACCCTCAACGGCGAGTTCGTGTTCCAGGTCGGCACCCTGGACCAGGGCTTCTGGCCCGACGGGCTGTACACCGCGCCGACCGACGCGGCGCTGGCCTTCGACCTGCAGAAGCACAAGGACCTCGGGTTCAACATGGTGCGCAAGCACATCAAGGTCGAGCCCGCCCGCTGGTACTACCACGCCGACCGCCTGGGCCTGCTGGTATGGCAGGACGTGCCGTCGACCCCGGCGTTCGACGCCAGCCGCACCCCGGCGCAGATCGCCCAGTTCGAGACCGAGGCCCGCGAGATCATCGACGAACACCGGTTCTCCCCGGCGGTGATCACGTACGTGCCGTTCAACGAGGGCTGGGGCGAGTGGAGCCTGGCCGACACGCAGCGGATCACCAACCAGCTCGAGAGCTATGACCCGACCCGGCTGATGAACGCCCACAGCGGCTACAACTGCTGCGTGTCCAAGGGCGACCCGGGCACCGGCGACATCATGGACTGGCACGTCTACACCGGCCCGGACGCGCCGCGCCCGTCGGCGACCCGGGTCTCGGTGCTCGGCGAGTTCGGCGGGCTCGGGCTGCGCACGCCGGGCCACGAGTACAGCCCCAACGGGCAGTTCTTCGCCTACGAGCAGATGGGCAGCGCCGCGCAGCTCAACGACCGCTACACCGGCATGGTCCGCGACGTGCAGCAGCTCATGACCGTCAAGGGCGTGTCGGCGTACATCTACACGGAGATCACCGATGTCGAGGGTGAGTACAACGGGCTGTTCACCTATGACCGGCGGGTGCAGAAGGTCGACACGAACCTGGTCCGCGCGGCGCACGCCGGGCTGATCGCGGCCTCGCGCAACCTGAACGCGCCCGTGGTGCTGACCCTCGGCCACGTCAGGTCGCTGCGGGTGACCACCCCAGGGTTCACCGACCGGTATCTGCGCCACGCCGACTCGCTGGCCCGCACCGACGTGCTGACCACGGCGAGCGCGGACGGGGCGCGGCAGGACGCGTCCTTCCGCACCGTGCCGGGCCGGGCCGACCCGCGCTGCTACTCGTTCGAGTCGGTCAACCTCCCCGGGCGATACCTGCGCCACGCCGCGTTCCGGGTCCGCCTGGACGCCGACACGGGCGGGACGTTCGCCGCGGACGCGACCTGGTGCAGCCGGACCGGCCTCGCCGCGGGCGGCACGTCGTTCGAGGCGCTGAACCTGCCGGGCCACTACCTGCGCCACTACGCCGACAACGTCTACCTGGCCCGCAGCGGCGGCCCGAACGCGTGGGACAGCGCCACCGGGTTCGCCGCCGACAGCACCTGGGACGTGAACGCTCCGGCGCTGTGGCGCAGCTCGGTGCTGCCGGCGACCAACGTCCGCCAGTCCCTGCGGGTGACCACCTGGGGGCACACCGACCGCTACCTGCGCCACGCCGACAGCCTGGCCTACACCGAGATCGTGAACTCCGGCAGCGGCGCGCTGCTGAAGGCGGACGCGACCTACACCGTTCGCCGGGGCCTGGCCGACTCGTCGTGCTACTCGTTCGAGTCGGTGAACTTCCCGGGGCAGTTCCTGCGCCATGCCGCCGGCCGGGTGCGCAACTCGCCCGACGACGGCACGGCGCTGATGCGCCAGGACGCCACGTTCTGCGCCCGGCCCGGCGTCGGCGGCACCGGGGTCACGTTCGAGTCGCTGAACTTCCCGGGCTCGTACCTGCGGCATTTCGAGTCGCAGGTGTACATCGCGTCCGGCGGCGGTGACGGGGGCTTCAACCGGCCCCAGACGCTGACCGCGGACAGCAGCTGGGCCCTCGCGGCGCCCTGGGCGCCGTGA